In Novosphingobium resinovorum, the following are encoded in one genomic region:
- a CDS encoding FecR family protein, protein MSKSADNLPFDGRALERIDSPEATAAAYFSIFRSPKATPQDYEDFESWHARDEAHRIAWARVERAWDGTGTMRADARILEIRERALANRRDRHAWARPAMAAGLALAVLVGGLTFQHYRGGGEAPAAALAQADSHVISTGVGQQSTFRMTDGSAITANTSTVLAVSESETGRSTTIRSGEAFFEVAKNPRKPFVVSAGGVRVTALGTAFAVRDTGGRVTVTLAQGRVRIDMPAGQGGEAQSTVLHPGQELVWQGGAYRMAEVAVDRQLSWRSGVLSFDRVPLEQAVAEINRYSPQEIIVSSPQLARRPISGTFRIGVTRGFLQSLELAGIARVENESVTRAELVAP, encoded by the coding sequence ATGAGCAAATCCGCCGACAACCTCCCGTTCGACGGCCGGGCGCTGGAAAGGATCGACTCGCCCGAAGCGACCGCCGCTGCCTATTTCAGCATCTTCCGTTCACCCAAGGCGACGCCGCAGGATTACGAGGACTTCGAAAGCTGGCACGCCCGCGACGAAGCGCACCGCATCGCCTGGGCTCGGGTCGAGCGGGCCTGGGATGGCACCGGGACCATGCGCGCCGACGCCCGCATCCTCGAAATCCGCGAGCGGGCGCTTGCCAATCGCCGCGACCGCCATGCCTGGGCACGCCCGGCGATGGCAGCGGGGCTCGCGCTGGCGGTCCTCGTCGGCGGGCTGACCTTCCAGCACTATCGCGGGGGCGGCGAAGCGCCTGCGGCTGCGCTCGCGCAAGCGGACAGCCACGTGATCTCGACCGGCGTGGGACAACAGAGCACCTTCCGGATGACGGATGGCTCGGCGATTACGGCCAACACCTCGACCGTGCTCGCCGTTTCGGAAAGTGAAACCGGGCGCAGCACGACCATCCGCAGCGGCGAGGCGTTCTTCGAAGTCGCCAAGAACCCGCGCAAGCCTTTCGTCGTCTCGGCCGGAGGCGTCCGGGTGACCGCGCTGGGCACGGCCTTCGCTGTGAGGGACACCGGCGGCCGCGTCACGGTCACGCTCGCGCAAGGCCGCGTGCGCATCGACATGCCAGCAGGGCAGGGCGGTGAGGCCCAGTCCACCGTTCTCCATCCCGGGCAGGAACTCGTGTGGCAGGGCGGCGCCTACCGCATGGCCGAGGTCGCCGTGGACCGCCAGCTATCCTGGCGCTCGGGCGTCCTGAGCTTCGATCGCGTGCCGCTGGAGCAGGCCGTGGCCGAGATCAACCGCTACAGTCCGCAGGAGATCATCGTCTCCAGCCCGCAACTTGCGCGTCGGCCCATCAGCGGCACGTTCCGCATCGGCGTAACGCGCGGGTTCCTGCAGAGTCTCGAACTGGCCGGGATCGCCCGCGTCGAAAACGAAAGCGTCACGCGCGCCGAACTCGTCGCGCCTTGA